Proteins from one Cyclopterus lumpus isolate fCycLum1 chromosome 11, fCycLum1.pri, whole genome shotgun sequence genomic window:
- the rftn1a gene encoding raftlin: protein MGCRLPKLRKAEERRSPGNIYSTLRRPQVETKVGVAYTYHFLDFLLGKEEVPVSSVLCLSSVRELPVQVRELYAQGFVLVAVHPFVHPCGPSHAHIQRQLHRAVLVRETPSSEKSQLRWARHRLETDVCVAGHQAADPEVIQSYVKRIQDVAEQGVMFVGFLQQPGGGPCYLGHWDPEELSSLHSSPSPIRRHPFSANNSPTDPPEPHHNDAEAEHHHFEPQEFDLEGVENNTRDDNPKEPDFRPLKPIQSLELNRGGSFEQIQTLQISLKESLESTNQLQSHSKPSVDTVQWCSNQNPTDAQGDQRCPSPPEAAGIIRQKKDHLPGLKESTEKHLNLSNQREGQSSSSDSWPSSPELDGNHKRKSNFTDGQSSLTTHNNNNHIRLKSSEKDKNSTSPPAQGGMQLFALYNHTGELNASVRFYSIRVPLLIQKEAGLITDVDTHWLDHMTQHFTSGAHLIDGFFHLGNDNDNGVSSVDSVFIFQSSAEETTNASYDAIVVEQWTVVDGVAVKTDYIPLLQSLAPYGWRLMCVLPTPIVKTNSDGSLSTKQILFLQRPVLQRKRKDFKMLNLRGRSKTKKKSTGETQEERENMSPLMETEMDGLRRNTKEEEEEEEAEGRKSRDSGRSLQKGGEELEEDARHQRGFFYLSGSRASVEEEETDIDNIPLSEQEKSDSWTDVCQRDDGGVKEELKTEERIKQQLFSGVC from the exons ATGGGGTGTAGGCTGCCTAAGTTGCGGAAGGCAGAAGAGAGGCGAAGCCCGGGCAATATCTACTCCACCCTTCGACGGCCACAGGTAGAGACCAAAGTGGGCGTGGCATACACCTACCACTTCCTGGATTTCCTGTTGGGGAAAGAAG AGGTGCCGGTGTCATCGGTGCTTTGTCTCTCCTCGGTCAGAGAGCTACCGGTTCAGGTCCGGGAACTCTACGCGCAAGGTTTCGTCCTGGTCGCCGTCCACCCTTTTGTCCATCCATGCGGCCCTAGTCACGCACACATCCAGCGCCAGCTGCACCGGGCCGTGCTGGTCCGAGAGACGCCAAG TTCAGAGAAAAGCCAACTGAGGTGGGCAAGACATCGTCtagagacagacgtgtgtgtggCAGGTCATCAGGCTGCTGACCCAGAGGTGATCCAGAGCTATGTCAAGAGG ATCCAGGACGTAGCAGAGCAAGGAGTGATGTTCGTGGGCTTCCTCCAGCAGCCGGGTGGAGGACCCTGCTACTTGGGGCACTGGGATCCTGAAGAGCTGTCCTCCTTACATTCAAGCCCTTCCCCCATTCGTCGACACCCCTTCAGCGCCAACAACAGCCCAACAGACCCTCCAGAGCCACATCATAACGACGCCGAAGCTGAACATCACCACTTTGAACCTCAAGAGTTCGATCTTGAAGGTGTAGAAAATAACACACGGGACGACAACCCAAAAGAACCAGACTTCAGGCCGCTGAAACCCATACAGAGTTTAGAGCTTAATCGAGGAGGGTCCTTTGAGCAAATCCAGACCTTGCAGATCAGCCTCAAAGAGTCACTAGAATCTACAAACCAACTTCAAAGTCACAGCAAGCCCAGTGTAGACACAGTTCAGTGGTGTTCAAATCAAAACCCAACAGACGCCCAAGGGGACCAGCGGTGTCCCAGCCCTCCAGAAGCTGCTGGTATAATCAGACAGAAGAAGGACCATCTACCAGGCCTCAAAGAATCCACAGAGAAACATTTGAACCTTTCCAACCAGAGAGAAGGACAAAGTTCAAGCTCCGACAGCTGGCCCAGCTCTCCTGAACTGGACGGAAACCACAAAAGAAAGTCCAACTTCACAGACGGGCAGAGCAGTTTGACgacgcacaacaacaacaatcatatCCGGCTCAAGAGTTCAGAGAAAGATAAGAATTCAACTTCACCTCCAGCGCAGGGTG GGATGCAGCTCTTTGCATTGTACAACCACACAGGGGAGCTGAACGCTTCAGTGAGGTTCTACTCAATCAGGGTGCCACTGTTAATACAAAAGGAAGCCGGGTTAATCACGGACGTTGACACACACTGGCTTGACCACATGACTCAGCATTTCACCAGCGGTGCGCACCTCATCGACGGGTTTTTCCACCTCGGAAATGATAACG ACAATGGGGTTTCATCTGTGGATAGTGTGTTCATCTTCCAGAGCTCTGCAGAGGAGACCACAAACGCCTCCTACGACGCCATCGTGGTCGAGCAGTGGACCGTTGTTGAT GGTGTCGCGGTGAAGACGGACTACATCCCCTTGCTCCAGTCTCTGGCTCCTTATGGATGGAGGCTGATGTGTGTGTTACCCACACCCATTGTCAAGACAAACAG TGACGGGAGTTTGTCGACCAAGCAAATCCTCTTCCTTCAGAGACCCGTTTTGCAGCGCAAGAGAAAAGACTTCAAG ATGCTGAACCTCAGGGGTCGCagcaagacaaagaaaaagtctACTGGAGAAAcgcaagaggagagagagaacatgtccccactgatggagacagagatggatgggttgagaagaaacacaaaagaggaggaggaggaggaagaggccgaggggaggaagagcagggacaGCGGAAGGAGCCTTCAGAAGGGTGGAGAGGAGCTGGAAGAGGATGCACGGCATCAAAGGGGCTTCTTCTACCTTTCGGGGAGCAGGGCTTCtgttgaggaagaggaaacagacatTGATAACATCCCTCTGTCTGAGCAAGAGAAGTCGGACAGTTGGACAGATGTGTGCCagagagatgatggaggagtcaaggaggagctgaagacgGAGGAGCGCATCAAACAGCAGCTGTTTTCCGGCGTCTGTTGA
- the oxnad1 gene encoding oxidoreductase NAD-binding domain-containing protein 1, which produces MGSRCFLSSAARRFVQPSLLRCCRLPGPTKRRNMSSKRQTSVDHLEKTASNYRQNDLYPAQVCGITDESETVKRLRIAVSPDFSFKAGQWVDFFIPGVETVGGFSMCSCPGLLQKEGVVELAVKYTKHPPAHWIHTMCTVGSRVAMRVGGDFVFNPAPSDPSIDLLLVAGGVGINPLYSILLHTAGLLHLNQASGGRDYKIGSAHLCYSAKNTQELLFKSSIIEACREFPDKLSCDLHVTQQSTDVDSHLQPFINRGRITEEELQAHVDPQRTLCFLCGPRPMIEALSKTLMDFGLPKDRILFEKWW; this is translated from the exons ATGGGCTCCCGTTGCTTCTTGTCCTCCGCTGCCCGACGCTTCGTTCAGCCGAGTCTGCTCCGCTGCTGCCGGCTGCCGGGCCCCACGAA aagaagaaatatgTCCTCCAAAAGGCAAACATCAGTGGACCATCTAGAGAAAACAGCGAGCAACTACAGACAAAAT GATCTGTATCCAGCTCAGGTGTGTGGCATCACGGATGAGTCGGAGACGGTGAAACGTTTGAGAATAGCTGTCAGCCCAGACTTCAGCTTCAAAGCAGGACAATG ggtggaTTTCTTCATCCCCGGCGTGGAGACGGTGGGAGGTTTCTCCATGTGCTCCTGCCCGGGTTTGCTGCAGAAAGAGGGCGTTGTTGAATTGGCCGTCAAATACACCAAACACCCTCCAGCACACTGGATCCACACCATG TGTACAGTGGGCTCCCGAGTGGCCATGCGTGTTGGCGGGGACTTCGTCTTCAACCCGGCGCCCTCTGACCCCTCCATAGATTTGCTGCTGGTGGCCGGCGGCGTCGGGATCAACCCCTTGTACTCAATCCTGTTGCACACAGCCGGTCTGCTGCATCTCAACCAGGCATCTGGTGGGCGGGACTACAAGATTGgctctgctcatctctgctaCAGCGCCAAGAACACCCAGGAACTGCTCTTCAAG AGCTCCATCATCGAGGCGTGTCGGGAGTTCCCTGACAAGCTCTCCTGTGACCTCCACGTCACGCAACAGAGCACAGATGTCGACTCGCACCTCCAGCCATTTATCAACC GCGGGAGAATCACAGAAGAGGAGTTGCAGGCTCATGTGGATCCGCAGAGGactttgtgtttcctgtgtgggCCCCGGCCCATGATAGAAGCACTTTCAAAAACCCTCATGGACTTCGGACTCCCGAAAGATAGAATCCTCTTCGAGAAATGGTGGTAG